One genomic segment of Erysipelotrichaceae bacterium 66202529 includes these proteins:
- the argF gene encoding ornithine carbamoyltransferase — MKHLLTLADLTKEELYGLLDLADSLKKEVKKGVFTPYLRNKTLGMIFTKSSTRTRVSFETGMAQLGGTALYLNANDMQLGRGEPIKDTARVLSRYLDGIMIRTYKQSDLEELAEYGSIPIINGLTDYVHPCQVLADLQTIREHKGTLEGLKMCFIGAGNNMANSLINGGILAGMEVACACPLEYLPDADIVKRANASGRFTLTQDVLEAAKDADVLVTDVWASMGEEQEAAQRRKIFEGIYQINDAVMAAAKADAMVLHCLPAHREEEITEKVFEAHADEIFDEAENRLHAQKAVLVTLMKD, encoded by the coding sequence ATGAAACATTTACTGACACTTGCAGATCTCACCAAGGAAGAGCTGTACGGTCTGCTGGATTTGGCGGACAGTCTGAAAAAGGAAGTAAAAAAGGGAGTATTCACACCTTATCTGCGCAATAAGACGCTGGGGATGATTTTTACCAAATCATCCACAAGAACCCGTGTATCCTTTGAAACCGGAATGGCACAGCTGGGCGGTACGGCGCTCTATCTGAATGCCAATGATATGCAGCTGGGGCGCGGGGAGCCAATCAAGGATACTGCCCGGGTATTATCCCGTTATCTTGACGGCATTATGATTCGTACGTACAAGCAATCGGATTTAGAGGAGCTTGCCGAGTATGGCAGCATTCCTATTATCAACGGCTTGACGGATTATGTGCATCCCTGTCAGGTGCTGGCGGATCTGCAGACGATACGCGAGCATAAGGGGACTCTGGAGGGCTTGAAGATGTGCTTCATCGGTGCCGGAAACAATATGGCCAATTCCCTGATCAACGGTGGTATTCTGGCCGGCATGGAGGTGGCATGTGCCTGTCCGCTGGAATATCTGCCGGATGCGGATATCGTGAAGCGTGCGAATGCAAGCGGGCGTTTTACACTGACACAGGATGTACTGGAGGCTGCGAAGGATGCGGATGTGCTGGTAACCGATGTATGGGCAAGCATGGGAGAGGAACAAGAAGCAGCACAGCGCAGAAAAATATTTGAGGGCATCTATCAGATCAATGATGCAGTTATGGCAGCGGCGAAAGCGGATGCTATGGTGCTGCACTGTCTGCCTGCACACAGAGAAGAGGAAATCACCGAAAAGGTGTTTGAAGCACATGCGGATGAAATTTTCGATGAAGCGGAAAACCGTCTGCATGCACAAAAGGCAGTCCTTGTGACACTGATGAAGGATTGA
- a CDS encoding LPXTG cell wall anchor domain-containing protein yields the protein MDFLSSVLFTLVGLAIGGFLGFYFTKKKFEKELRENPPINEKMIRAMFLQMGRKPSEAQIKQIMKSVNANR from the coding sequence ATGGATTTTTTAAGCTCTGTGTTATTTACCCTTGTAGGATTGGCGATTGGGGGATTCCTCGGTTTCTATTTCACAAAAAAGAAATTCGAGAAAGAACTTAGAGAAAACCCGCCTATCAACGAGAAAATGATTCGTGCGATGTTTTTACAAATGGGAAGAAAACCATCTGAGGCTCAGATTAAACAGATAATGAAGTCAGTGAACGCAAACAGATAA
- a CDS encoding acetylornithine/succinylornithine family transaminase has translation MGIKENDQRYIAHTYARFDVVLTHGKGCRVYDEKEKEYLDLTAGIGVNALGFADEEWTAAVAQQAKTLPHVSNLYYSQPDSDVAKLLCERCGFSNMFFANSGAEANEGAIKVARKYSSDRYGTGRHEIITLVNSFHGRTITALSATGQDHFHQHFDPFTPGFVHVIANDINDLISKISDRTCAVMMEMIQGEGGVLPLEHAFVNALAQQCKEKDILLIVDEVQTGVGRCGTFYAYEQYGIRPDIVTTAKGLGNGLPIGGVLLSEKTANVFGPGDHGTTFGGNPIACAGARVVLNRINAQFLADVTKKGAYVEQRLNKMPHVVQVNGLGLMRGVVLDGLTARDVVLACIEKGVLLLTAKDKLRLLPPLTITMDELKEAMDIIEDVLTHMA, from the coding sequence ATGGGTATAAAAGAAAATGATCAGCGCTATATCGCCCATACGTATGCACGCTTTGATGTTGTGCTGACGCATGGCAAGGGGTGCAGAGTATATGACGAAAAGGAAAAGGAATACCTGGATTTAACAGCAGGGATCGGGGTAAATGCCCTGGGCTTTGCGGATGAGGAATGGACAGCGGCTGTAGCACAGCAGGCCAAAACCCTTCCGCATGTATCCAATCTGTATTATTCACAGCCGGATAGTGATGTAGCAAAGCTGCTGTGTGAGCGCTGCGGCTTTTCCAATATGTTTTTTGCGAATTCCGGCGCGGAAGCCAATGAGGGTGCTATCAAGGTTGCCCGCAAGTATTCCAGTGACCGCTATGGAACAGGACGCCATGAAATTATTACACTCGTCAACTCCTTTCACGGCCGTACGATAACAGCGCTGAGCGCTACCGGACAGGATCACTTTCATCAGCACTTCGATCCGTTTACACCGGGCTTTGTCCATGTGATTGCGAATGATATCAATGACCTGATAAGCAAAATCAGTGATCGTACCTGTGCTGTTATGATGGAAATGATTCAGGGAGAGGGCGGTGTTCTTCCTCTGGAGCATGCATTTGTGAATGCGCTCGCACAGCAGTGTAAGGAAAAGGATATTTTGTTAATCGTCGATGAGGTGCAGACCGGTGTTGGACGGTGCGGAACCTTTTATGCATATGAGCAATATGGAATCCGACCGGATATCGTGACAACCGCAAAGGGTCTGGGAAACGGACTTCCCATCGGCGGTGTCCTGTTATCTGAAAAAACAGCAAATGTGTTTGGTCCGGGTGATCATGGTACGACATTCGGCGGCAATCCGATTGCCTGTGCCGGTGCACGTGTTGTGCTGAATCGGATCAATGCTCAGTTTCTTGCGGATGTAACCAAAAAGGGTGCATATGTCGAGCAGCGGCTGAACAAAATGCCGCATGTGGTACAGGTCAACGGTCTGGGACTGATGCGTGGTGTCGTCCTGGATGGACTAACGGCAAGGGATGTTGTACTTGCATGTATTGAAAAGGGTGTATTGCTTCTGACGGCAAAGGACAAGCTACGGCTGCTGCCTCCTTTGACCATAACGATGGACGAGCTGAAGGAAGCGATGGATATAATAGAGGATGTACTGACGCATATGGCGTAA
- a CDS encoding ECF transporter S component yields MSNQVKRLTLSAFFLALGLVLPFAFHSFGPQAGAVFLPMHIPVLLCGFVCGPAYGALVGVVTPLLSSALTGMPPLMPTGIAMCLELAAYGLLSGFMTKKLPLYPSLIITMLAGRAVSGLANLVLLSMAGKAYTLHIFLTAAFITAIPGILLQLVIVPLLVSVVKKVEVRKAED; encoded by the coding sequence ATGAGTAATCAGGTTAAACGGCTGACACTGTCGGCCTTCTTTCTGGCATTGGGACTGGTTCTGCCCTTTGCTTTTCATTCCTTTGGGCCGCAGGCAGGAGCTGTATTTCTGCCGATGCATATTCCTGTGCTGCTGTGCGGGTTTGTCTGTGGGCCGGCCTACGGAGCGCTGGTAGGTGTCGTAACACCGCTACTTTCCAGTGCATTGACCGGTATGCCGCCATTGATGCCGACAGGGATTGCCATGTGTCTGGAGCTGGCAGCCTATGGCTTGTTAAGCGGATTCATGACAAAAAAGCTACCGCTGTATCCTTCTTTAATTATCACCATGCTTGCCGGAAGAGCAGTCAGCGGACTGGCAAATCTGGTGCTGCTGAGTATGGCGGGGAAGGCCTATACACTGCATATTTTTCTGACCGCAGCTTTCATAACTGCGATACCGGGCATTTTACTGCAGCTGGTAATCGTACCGCTGCTGGTAAGCGTTGTAAAAAAGGTAGAGGTCAGAAAAGCGGAGGATTGA
- a CDS encoding 4Fe-4S dicluster domain-containing protein, translating into MSLFDHEARQFKFDVLREVSKRAFDGRLNDDVCDEVANLLIPGKHAEFRCCIYKEKEIIRQRTRMALGKPPVPVENDNKRQIVRVIEAACDGCSIHKIQVTDNCRKCMAKACLSACKFDAIHMGEDHAFIDYDKCKECGACKNACPFNAIVETQRPCMKSCPVDAIRMGEDGLAKIDEAKCINCGACQAKCPFGAIEDMSWMLDVIELLKSGEEVYAVFAPAIQGQFDSATLPQIMQAMRELGFHEVYEAAIGADAVAWYEKEDAKKHKAEGQKITTSCCPAFVNMAKQHFPTVYESSVSHMVSPMVATTRYLKKHHPGCKVVFVGPCVAKKQEVQDSEVDFCITFEELGAMFVSKHISPEDVVAKDEDTASAYGRFFSVGGGVSKAVAVALQENNDEAVTAEYADGSDACKKALLMMKVNRFQADILEGMACQGGCICGPATIENMPKAKARMTKENMAIKDKTIASTLEKYDFSDIDLHR; encoded by the coding sequence ATGTCATTATTTGATCACGAAGCCAGACAGTTTAAATTCGACGTATTGAGAGAGGTTAGTAAACGTGCGTTTGATGGAAGACTGAACGATGACGTCTGTGATGAGGTAGCGAATCTGTTGATTCCGGGGAAACATGCAGAATTTCGCTGCTGTATTTATAAGGAAAAGGAAATTATTCGGCAGAGAACCAGAATGGCGCTGGGAAAACCACCGGTACCGGTAGAGAACGATAACAAGCGACAGATCGTCCGTGTGATCGAAGCGGCCTGTGACGGCTGCAGCATTCATAAGATCCAGGTCACGGATAACTGCCGGAAATGTATGGCGAAGGCGTGTCTTTCCGCCTGTAAATTTGATGCAATCCACATGGGAGAGGATCATGCCTTCATCGATTATGATAAATGTAAGGAATGCGGTGCCTGTAAAAATGCATGTCCGTTCAATGCTATTGTTGAAACACAGCGTCCTTGTATGAAAAGCTGTCCGGTGGACGCAATTCGTATGGGAGAGGACGGTCTTGCGAAAATAGACGAAGCGAAATGCATTAACTGCGGTGCCTGTCAGGCAAAATGTCCGTTTGGGGCGATTGAGGATATGTCCTGGATGCTGGATGTCATTGAATTACTGAAAAGCGGTGAAGAGGTATATGCTGTATTTGCCCCTGCGATTCAGGGACAGTTTGACAGTGCGACGCTGCCACAGATCATGCAGGCAATGCGTGAGCTTGGTTTTCATGAGGTATATGAAGCGGCAATCGGAGCAGATGCTGTTGCATGGTATGAAAAAGAAGATGCGAAAAAGCATAAGGCAGAGGGTCAAAAAATCACCACCTCCTGCTGTCCGGCATTTGTCAACATGGCAAAGCAGCACTTCCCGACAGTTTATGAAAGCAGTGTATCCCATATGGTCAGCCCGATGGTTGCGACAACACGTTATCTGAAAAAGCATCATCCGGGATGCAAGGTGGTATTCGTCGGCCCATGTGTTGCGAAAAAGCAGGAGGTGCAGGATAGTGAAGTTGATTTCTGCATCACGTTTGAGGAGCTTGGGGCAATGTTTGTATCTAAGCATATCTCTCCGGAGGATGTAGTCGCAAAGGATGAGGACACTGCATCTGCATACGGACGCTTCTTCTCTGTGGGCGGCGGTGTTTCCAAGGCTGTGGCAGTTGCACTGCAGGAAAATAACGATGAAGCTGTGACAGCGGAATATGCGGATGGAAGTGATGCATGCAAGAAGGCATTGCTGATGATGAAGGTAAATCGTTTCCAGGCGGATATTTTGGAAGGTATGGCGTGTCAGGGGGGCTGTATCTGCGGTCCGGCTACCATTGAAAATATGCCAAAGGCAAAAGCACGCATGACAAAGGAAAATATGGCAATCAAGGATAAGACGATTGCGTCAACGCTGGAGAAATATGATTTCTCTGATATTGATCTTCACAGATAA
- a CDS encoding EamA family transporter, with protein MKKIYANMILVIVTVVWGGGFIATDGALDALSPFYIMMIRFVGAAVFPLLICWKKLRNLDRTTIGHGIITGIFLFLAFAFQTFGLKYSTPSKNAFLTATNVVFVPYLLWLFLHRRPSRKELIASLLCIAGIALLTLKKDALMLGIGDILSLICALFFALHIIALERYSAHVDTVCMTALQMLTAGVISTICALTMEQPPVSFDWHAAGNVAYLIFVSTLLAYLLQTFAQKYTTANSASLILSMEALFASIFSFLLLGEVMSLPMIIGACLIFSSILYIEYKPKRRKKEEGPKTC; from the coding sequence ATGAAAAAAATATACGCAAATATGATACTGGTGATTGTTACCGTTGTCTGGGGAGGCGGCTTTATTGCCACGGACGGGGCTTTGGACGCGCTCTCTCCGTTTTATATCATGATGATACGTTTTGTGGGGGCTGCTGTTTTTCCATTGCTGATTTGCTGGAAAAAGCTGCGCAATCTGGATCGGACAACCATAGGTCATGGCATTATAACCGGGATTTTTCTGTTTCTGGCCTTTGCCTTTCAAACCTTTGGGTTGAAGTACTCCACCCCGAGCAAAAATGCCTTTCTAACAGCGACAAATGTGGTCTTTGTGCCATATCTGCTCTGGCTGTTTCTGCACCGGCGTCCATCCCGAAAAGAGCTGATTGCCTCTTTGCTGTGCATAGCAGGCATTGCGCTGCTGACACTGAAAAAGGATGCCCTTATGCTGGGAATCGGTGATATACTCTCACTTATATGCGCTTTGTTTTTTGCCTTGCACATCATTGCGCTGGAACGCTACTCCGCCCATGTGGACACAGTATGTATGACTGCTTTGCAAATGCTGACAGCAGGGGTGATATCCACCATCTGTGCGCTGACCATGGAACAGCCGCCTGTCTCTTTTGACTGGCATGCTGCTGGGAATGTAGCATATCTGATTTTTGTATCCACGCTCCTCGCTTATCTCTTGCAGACCTTTGCACAGAAGTACACAACAGCCAACAGTGCATCCTTGATTCTGTCTATGGAGGCTCTGTTTGCATCCATTTTCTCGTTTCTGCTGCTCGGTGAGGTGATGAGTCTGCCGATGATTATCGGTGCCTGTCTGATTTTTTCCTCCATTCTTTATATTGAATACAAGCCAAAGCGCAGAAAAAAAGAGGAAGGACCAAAAACCTGCTGA
- the argB gene encoding acetylglutamate kinase — MSTLKIDAIQKATILSKALPYIQKYNGKIVVIKYGGNAMKNETLKQNVMTDIVLLSEIGVHVVLVHGGGPEINGMLEKVGKQSRFVAGLRYTDEETMDVVQMVLAGKTNKDLVALINQKGARAVGISGMDANIIQAKQYTVDEGDLGYVGEIEDIHEELILDVIEKGYIPVIASVGCDTNGHAYNINADTAAASIAAKLHAENMILVSDIPGLLRDPKDENSLIPSVTLSEIEQLKEAGVIGGGMIPKVDCLATAVQGSVQRAVIIDGRVPHSILIEMFSEEGIGTMVEE, encoded by the coding sequence GTGAGTACATTGAAAATAGATGCCATACAAAAAGCAACCATACTGTCGAAAGCACTTCCGTATATCCAAAAGTACAACGGCAAAATTGTGGTTATCAAATACGGCGGAAACGCTATGAAGAACGAAACACTGAAGCAGAATGTCATGACGGATATCGTGCTTCTGTCAGAAATCGGTGTACATGTCGTCCTTGTGCATGGCGGCGGCCCGGAAATCAACGGGATGCTGGAAAAGGTCGGCAAGCAGTCACGCTTTGTAGCAGGGCTTCGCTATACAGATGAGGAAACGATGGATGTTGTACAAATGGTGCTGGCAGGAAAAACAAATAAGGATTTGGTTGCTCTGATCAATCAGAAGGGAGCCAGAGCGGTCGGCATCAGCGGTATGGATGCCAATATCATTCAGGCAAAGCAGTATACCGTGGATGAGGGAGATTTGGGCTATGTCGGTGAAATCGAGGACATTCATGAGGAGCTGATTCTCGATGTGATAGAAAAGGGATATATTCCGGTTATAGCCAGCGTCGGCTGTGATACAAACGGACATGCCTATAATATCAATGCTGATACGGCAGCCGCCAGCATTGCGGCTAAGCTGCATGCGGAAAATATGATTCTGGTTAGTGACATCCCTGGGTTGCTGCGTGATCCGAAGGATGAAAATTCACTGATTCCAAGTGTTACCCTGTCGGAAATTGAACAGCTGAAGGAAGCCGGTGTCATCGGGGGCGGTATGATTCCCAAGGTGGATTGTCTGGCAACAGCAGTACAGGGCTCGGTACAGCGTGCGGTGATTATCGACGGACGTGTACCGCATTCCATTCTCATTGAAATGTTCAGTGAAGAAGGAATCGGAACGATGGTAGAGGAGTGA
- a CDS encoding transporter accessory protein, whose protein sequence is MKKIVLLLMVSLLCACSANTKKEQTKTNTKDSYCTDESDKSSACGIDESADMSGYQDFKDTKNQFVESDMKEALSVFQKKESAILYFGYPGCPWCVEALPIMNEVAKADKQHILYIQTRDDKKELLYTQDQKKEMISYTKQFMEKDDEGEYQLYVPFVVVVKDGKAVSGHIGTVDGHDAHERSMTDKEKQELKKLYEDMFSAVSK, encoded by the coding sequence ATGAAAAAAATCGTTCTGCTGCTGATGGTTAGCCTGCTCTGCGCCTGCAGTGCAAATACAAAAAAAGAGCAAACAAAAACAAACACAAAGGATTCCTACTGTACGGATGAGTCAGATAAAAGCAGTGCCTGCGGCATTGATGAAAGTGCAGATATGAGTGGCTATCAGGATTTCAAGGATACCAAAAATCAGTTTGTGGAATCCGATATGAAGGAGGCGCTTTCCGTATTCCAGAAAAAGGAAAGTGCAATTCTGTATTTCGGCTATCCAGGCTGTCCATGGTGTGTGGAAGCATTGCCCATCATGAATGAGGTCGCAAAGGCAGATAAGCAGCATATCTTATACATACAAACAAGAGATGACAAAAAGGAGCTGCTGTATACACAGGATCAGAAAAAAGAAATGATTTCCTATACGAAGCAGTTTATGGAAAAGGACGATGAAGGGGAGTATCAGTTATATGTACCCTTTGTTGTTGTAGTAAAGGATGGGAAAGCTGTATCCGGACATATCGGGACAGTGGATGGTCATGATGCACATGAGCGCAGCATGACGGATAAGGAAAAACAGGAGCTGAAAAAGCTGTATGAGGATATGTTTTCCGCAGTAAGTAAATAG
- a CDS encoding penicillin-binding protein, whose product MKIIRKLFLIFLLIIVILLTLFIGLGFVNYVKATNDVSIQEKVKEIKSRDSYVSYDEINENLLKATVAIEDRRFYEHHGVEYRSMARALYQNVVAREIRGGGSTITQQLAKNMYYTYQPSYLRKVSEIFTAYDLEKELSKKEILELYVNVINYGDNHIGIREASEGYFHKKPKDLTLDEATLLAGLPQSPANYQLSNHEDVARRRQIQVLNAMVRESMINEDEKMAVIKQAESDR is encoded by the coding sequence GTGAAGATTATAAGAAAGCTGTTCCTGATTTTCCTGCTGATCATTGTAATCCTTCTTACGCTTTTTATAGGACTCGGCTTTGTGAATTATGTCAAGGCGACCAATGATGTCAGCATACAGGAAAAGGTAAAAGAAATAAAGAGCAGGGATTCCTACGTATCCTATGATGAAATCAATGAGAATCTGTTAAAGGCAACGGTTGCGATAGAGGATCGGCGTTTTTATGAGCATCATGGTGTGGAATATCGTTCCATGGCAAGAGCCCTCTATCAGAATGTGGTTGCACGGGAAATCCGCGGTGGAGGCAGTACGATTACGCAGCAGCTGGCAAAGAATATGTACTATACCTATCAGCCCTCCTATCTACGCAAGGTCAGTGAGATTTTCACGGCGTATGATTTGGAAAAGGAGCTGAGCAAAAAGGAAATACTGGAGCTGTATGTGAATGTGATCAACTATGGGGACAATCATATCGGCATCCGGGAAGCTAGTGAAGGCTATTTCCATAAGAAACCAAAGGATTTGACACTGGATGAAGCAACCTTACTTGCGGGACTTCCGCAATCTCCTGCCAATTATCAGCTAAGCAATCATGAGGATGTGGCAAGAAGACGGCAGATTCAGGTGTTGAATGCAATGGTTCGAGAGTCAATGATCAACGAGGATGAAAAAATGGCAGTGATAAAGCAGGCAGAGTCTGACAGATAA
- a CDS encoding betaine/proline/choline family ABC transporter ATP-binding protein (Members of the family are the ATP-binding subunit of ABC transporters for substrates such as betaine, L-proline or other amino acids, choline, carnitine, etc. The substrate specificity is best determined from the substrate-binding subunit, rather than this subunit, as it interacts with the permease subunit and not with substrate directly.), with translation MLEFQHVSKTFKSQEVLHDISMEIHDGEFVVLIGPSGCGKTTTLKMINRLISPTGGQILLNGKDIRSEDVIRLRRNMGYVIQQTGLFPHMNIEDNMEVIARLEHVEPAQRKARTRELMEMVGLDYDEFSHRYPQELSGGQQQRIGVARAFALNPDIILMDEPFSALDPITRSSLQDQLLQIQENVRKTIVFVTHDMDEAIKIADRICIMHDGHIVQFDTPEEILKHPVNEFVSNFVGKNRIWDSPELIRASDIMIRHVITTYPGVSLVRAYEYMRYNKVDTLMVVDHRHSLQGMITASMIRRQPRDNHLLVKDIMIEPAYCAKEEDNLVDVMQKTKQHDFYNVPVLDEQGTLCGLITRSSLVTTFSKQFDLEEGEQA, from the coding sequence ATGTTGGAATTTCAGCATGTTTCCAAAACTTTTAAAAGTCAAGAGGTGCTTCATGATATTAGCATGGAGATTCACGATGGAGAATTTGTTGTACTGATCGGCCCCAGTGGCTGTGGGAAAACGACAACTCTGAAAATGATCAATCGTCTGATTTCACCTACAGGTGGTCAGATACTTTTAAATGGAAAGGATATACGCAGTGAGGATGTGATACGCCTGAGAAGAAATATGGGCTATGTCATACAGCAGACAGGGCTGTTCCCTCATATGAATATCGAGGATAATATGGAGGTGATTGCCAGACTGGAGCATGTGGAGCCGGCACAGCGAAAGGCAAGAACCAGAGAGCTGATGGAAATGGTCGGTTTGGACTATGATGAATTTTCTCACCGCTATCCACAGGAGCTCAGTGGGGGACAGCAGCAAAGAATCGGTGTTGCCAGAGCCTTTGCCCTGAATCCTGATATTATTCTCATGGATGAACCCTTTTCAGCACTTGATCCGATTACGCGTTCTTCTTTGCAGGATCAGCTTCTGCAAATCCAGGAGAATGTCAGAAAAACCATTGTCTTTGTAACGCATGATATGGACGAGGCGATCAAAATTGCAGACCGTATCTGTATTATGCATGACGGTCATATTGTACAATTTGATACACCGGAGGAAATATTGAAGCATCCGGTAAATGAATTTGTCAGCAATTTTGTCGGTAAAAACCGTATATGGGACTCCCCGGAGCTGATTCGTGCCAGTGATATTATGATACGGCATGTCATTACAACATATCCCGGCGTCTCTTTGGTGCGTGCATATGAATATATGCGCTACAACAAGGTAGATACGCTTATGGTGGTTGATCACAGGCATTCCCTGCAGGGGATGATTACAGCCAGCATGATCCGGCGGCAGCCTCGGGATAACCATCTGCTCGTCAAAGATATCATGATTGAGCCCGCATACTGTGCAAAGGAGGAGGACAATCTTGTGGATGTCATGCAGAAAACAAAACAGCATGATTTCTATAATGTGCCTGTTCTGGATGAGCAGGGAACACTATGCGGTCTTATTACACGAAGCTCGCTGGTAACGACCTTCTCCAAGCAGTTCGATCTGGAAGAAGGTGAACAGGCATGA
- a CDS encoding xanthine phosphoribosyltransferase, giving the protein MRLLEEYIEKYGNALNEDVLKVDAFLNHQIDAQLMMELAKDFQEHFKDKHITKIATIETSGIAPAVMLGYLLQVPVVYFKKDTSRIMKDDLYTCQIHSFTKNKDYDIICSKKYLSAEDHVLFLDDFMANGEACLGGIEILKQAGAIIEGIGIVIEKAFQPGRSKVEALGYPVYSQARIASLSQGRITFVSEEYQTV; this is encoded by the coding sequence ATGAGATTACTGGAAGAATATATAGAAAAATACGGCAATGCTTTGAATGAGGACGTTTTAAAGGTCGATGCCTTCTTAAATCATCAAATTGATGCTCAGCTGATGATGGAGCTTGCGAAGGATTTTCAGGAGCATTTCAAGGATAAGCATATCACAAAGATAGCAACGATAGAAACAAGTGGGATTGCACCGGCAGTCATGCTGGGCTATCTGCTTCAGGTTCCTGTTGTATACTTTAAGAAGGATACCTCACGCATCATGAAGGATGATTTGTATACGTGTCAGATTCATTCCTTTACAAAGAACAAGGATTACGATATCATTTGCAGTAAAAAATATCTTTCTGCCGAGGATCATGTTTTATTTCTGGATGACTTTATGGCAAACGGAGAGGCATGTCTTGGCGGCATTGAGATTTTAAAGCAGGCCGGAGCAATCATTGAGGGAATCGGTATCGTTATTGAAAAAGCCTTTCAGCCGGGTCGCTCCAAGGTGGAGGCACTGGGATATCCTGTATATTCACAGGCTCGCATCGCTTCTCTATCACAGGGAAGAATCACCTTTGTCAGTGAGGAATATCAAACAGTATAA